gtttttgcATTGATTCTAGCTTTTCATGCCTTTGGGACCGAACAGGATTCTGTTTTGGTACAAGGTGAGGACAAAGAAGACCCACTGCTCCAGTCAGAGTCAGAGAACATGAGAAGAGAGCGGTTTGAGGCTATTTTAAAGACGCAGGAAGAAAAGGGAGGTCTGGTTCAGCCGAAGAAAAACATATCGGTTGTGCCCGGTATGTATCTTCCTCCTCCACCAGCTCCtgcatcatcttcatcaaaccAAGAAGAAGCTCGAGAGATGGGACAACAAGTGGAATACAAAGAAGCTGAATCAGAGACGAACTCTAGCAGCTCCAACAACAGGAGAGGGAGAGGCAGAGGCCGAGGAGGGCGGGGACATAGTAATGTCAACAGAAGGAAGCAGACCTCGCAAGATCCAAGAAAACCTACGAAGCAGTGGGTGCAGAGGAGTTGACAAAACTcatgtattatttatatatatatatatatcgagagagagagagacagagatcaAACTCTTACTCAAAAACTGACTACAATACAAACATAAATCGTTTTACaaggatattttttttaaaaaattttagcACATTAAAAACATCTAAAGtttagttaaatttatataaatttacaaattaaaCATAACAATCTAAAAGAGTAATTCTGTCAAAAAAAATGTGTGGTAATTTTTTTGACATATCTACAATATGTTTATgagataataaaatatttttaaaaatttatgaatcACAAGAAAGAGGTAGAAAATTCATTATGAGAGAGATATGTTGTCAAAGATTAAGCCTGAGCGTTAGTTGGGCTTGGGTTTTTTTGCTTATTAATGGGCCATACCAAATTACTACTAATTAGTAATTACAAACATATACAGCTTAAACGGTCTTGTAGTGATCCCAAACAAGTGTAAACCCCGGCGACTCTGTTCACTTCTCCGATGTCCGCTCCCTCTGCCGTCGCCGACCTCTTGGCCGCGCTTTCATACCGTCTCGAGAACGGAAACCGAGTCCTCGAAGAAGAACTAAACGAGCCTTCTTCCTCCATGGGACGAGCTATCTCAGAGCTCAACCGATCGCTAACTTTCGACACCAACGGCGAGGATtctggttttagggttttagacgCGACGATGTCTCTAATGTGCTTCAATTCACCTCAGGTCTTTAGTACATGATTGTCTCTTAAAAAGTCTCGATCTTTGTTTCTTTACTTACTTTGTGTGCGTCTGTCTCGTCTCTCAGGTTTTTGATTCGGCGATTGAGTATCTGGTGAAGACGATTGTCTCCGTCTTATCATCTTCGACCAGTTGTAAGGTGGTTAGGTATCGAAAGGAGGAAACTTTACAGTTTGGGAGCTCGAGTTTTTTACCTCAGTGCTCTGAGGAATTGATTGAACTCTCCAAGGACATTATTGATAAGTTGGGAGCAAATggtgggtttatggtttagctTTTTATCTTaaagctttgttttttttttttgtttcttacttGGAACTGTTTATAGGAAGACTATTGTTCCAAGCTGTTGTGAGATCAGCAGCTTCAACAACATCATGCAGAGCTAGAAAGTTAGCTGATGGAAGAAACATGGGTGTGTCTAAGCTTCTTGCTTACTTGCCGAGAGAATCATCTATAGAGAACGACAAGACACCTCTGAGGTTTGACCTTTTGGCTCTGCTTCTTCTATCCCTAGAATTTGTGAAACTGAAGCCACGCTATTCTGAGATGTTTCTCCCTCTTGTTTCAGACAAAAAAATGGTAGACCGGTCCGTCTGACACTTTTTGATGACCAGGATCCTGTTCTGGTATCAAGACCCTTTGTCTTTGAAGGAAGACGTTTCAAGAATCTTGAAAGATGTTGTGGAGAGGCCTTTCCTTTGTCTAAACAAGGAGCTCTTCGAGAGGGCAGAGTGGCGCGATATAGTTGTATGCTTAGCGCTTACTCCTTCTATGTTTATCAACGCCAGAGCTCTCTTGCATAAGTGGTTTTTGCTTACGTGAGTTCCTATATCCAATTCAAAGTCATCTCTAGCTTTCTGTCTTTTATTGCTTTCTAATGTGCTTGCGTTCTTAACTTCCAGGGGGCTTGCTTCAGTCTTTGAGTTACTTGCGGCTCTGGTCTCTTCAATAGTGGACATTGTTTCAAGACCAACGTTGTGGGGTATACCTATGGAACTAGCTTCCATGTTACCATTCTCTGATGCATATTTTCCTTACCAGTGTCAGTTTCTGAGAATCTTGACTGGTCCTCTCACCTCCAACTCTCTCGTAACGTTAGCTCATAAATGCAAGCCTACTCCAGTGAAAGTCCAAGCATTAGATGACAAAACCGAATGGTAACTTAACATGACAATGCaaattgatgatgatgttgcatgtgtttgatttttttgtatgaTGTTGTGTCTTCTTGCAGGGCTTTGGCTATAAACTTCCCAGACTGGTTTTACTTTGCTTCTGCTATGCTCTTCTCTGGAGGAAGTTCGTTAGAAAACGTTCACCATAGATACGCCTCACAAGTGGGTGAAAGTATACAACCATGTGATGTAAAAGGTATCTCCATTGCTGCTGCAACATACATTGCTTGGATCCTGAGCCCTGCGAGTGGAAACGTTCAAGAATCACTAACTAAGTCTCTCATCAGAGTCTCAGAGATGTCACATCGTAGTGAGACTATAACTGGCAAGAGAAAGAAACCAGCTTCCAGTATTGTAGAAGACCTTGTCAAAGAATTGGATTCTCATAAAACGCAAACATCTTCTAGCTCAACAAGCCTCCAAAACAATCTGTTGGTAAGAAGAGTTGTGGTTGGGGTACTGATTGGCTCTCCACATACGGTTACAGATGAGGAGTATGAACTGGTACTGCACTATGCTTCAACTGGAAAAATTCTAGCCGTCGAGAAGTTGCGGTTTAATGGTTCCAAGCAAGCAAAGGGAAGCTCTAAAACATCTATGTTGTTGCTGTCTAATGAAATAACCAAGGAGGAGGCTGTTGAAGGCGCACGCCTTGTTTTCAACTTAACTGACACTTTGGAGAGTATGTGTGTATCGAGCTTTGAAGCTGAAGAGGACGCACATGAGTTTATTAACCAGTTTAAGCTAAGATCCAGCAAGTATTTGGTCAAATGCATCGACCGCATGATTCAACTTCACTGTGAAGAGGATGGAGATCTATTACTAAATGACATAAACATCAGACTGGAACAATGGTCGATTAAAGGACCAGAAGATCCGCAGCTCAAGGAAGATCTTGATACCATTGCTGCTAAACTTGCGTTCATATTCTCACCTATGTAGCTCTCAATCTTTCAGCCTGACCTGTGTACACATGTTTTTTTGTTGGGAATGATGTTGTGCTCAGAGTATTCACAAAAGAACCACTGTGATAACACCAGATAGTAACATGTTTTGTAATGATAATACTGAATTAAGAAATGTTGTGTAAAGATCATCAGAGGACCATAATGACATGGGAGAGATCCTGTCTATTGGGTTTTGGAAGGGGCACACAAGATGATTCCAGAGAGAAGATTCGGTTTACTAAACCAAATCATGTGGTTTCACTTTAAGACAAGAAGTGAAGAGTTGTCAGATTCAGAAGAATCCGATGGAGAGGGACCCCTCACACCAATCCACTTGGGAATTTAAATTAGGAGTAGAGACAATCACAACATAGATTATTATTACCCTTCCCTCACAAAATAACCAATCCTTGGTAGTAACAGTACTTCAAAATTATAAGAATTGAAGAAGCTATGTAtacattatataatataatgcgTCCTATTTGATAGAGTATGAGCGAGTGCATACCGTTTGTAGAGACTCCATGAACATAGCAGAGAAACTTGTTAAAGCTTGGAACACACCAGGTAACCCTGTCTGCAAGTTATTCAGAGTCATGGCTCTTGTCACTTCTATAGCCTTTGAATGCTTTACCATCTCTTCCTCTACTCTCCTCCTGCAAACCTCAAGCTCCGATTTTTTGTCGCTTAGCGGGTCTCTAGAGTCTAACATGTGTTGGTTATCGGGTCCTGTGTCTGGTATACCGACACCGACCATTGAGTATGACTGGTAGTATTTCCTCTCTAGGTTTCTGAGAGACGAAGCTTTCTTCTCCAGCTCTTTTGATGCTGACTCTGTTCTCTTCTTTACCTTGTGTTCATCTGCTTGTTTTGCCGATATCACATGCACCACGTTGATGAAGCTTTTGATTGCTTCGGATGCTACCGTGTCGGGGGCACGGTCGAGAGCGAGTTTCCACTCATCGCAGAAGGCGTAAGCATCCGTTGGTTCTTTATTGGCCGCTTCGTCTTCGTGGCAAACCGGAAGAAGGGTCAGTTTGAACCATGCGTGAACCGAGTGAATGAAGTCACGCTGGAACTTGATCACGTGCGTAAAACTGGAGTGCCAAGAAGAGACAGCTGCTTCCAAGTCACGTGTCGCTTGTCGATGTAGCTCAGAGGTTGATTCGCCTTTGCTTGATCTGTTGATGAGCCCTCGAACTTGCTCCACGATGCTGTTCTGTGTCTCGTGGTATTGATGCATAGCTTTCCACATGTACATAAAGCTGCATCAGGTGAATAAAATGTCTCATCTTATTATGATTTTGTCTAACAAAATGTCTTAATTTGAGTAACAGAATTTGAGAGGATAAgctataaaactttataaaaaggGCTAAAAACTAGAGTGTAGCACTAGATAAGAAAGGTAAAGGACCTACCTAAGCATATCATTACCAAGGACCACAAAATTCTAAAAAGTATGGCCTAATAACTGTTCACCTACTTATTGAGTCCACAAGATTCTTTGAAAGATATGGAAAGTAGGTGGAGGTGAATGCAACACTGACTTTAAGAAACCAAAATGGGGTAATAATGATTCCTTGCCAAAATGTTTGTCAAATTCAAGAAAACTTACCCATGACATAGTtcaacaagttgaggaacaaGGTCAGTGTCACGAAGACGGATTATAGCCGTAGATGTGGTTGTAACAGCTTGAGATGTAACAATGATGAGTGACTGTAACCTCGTTATAGAGGCCTTTGTCTTGTCAAGCTTAGCTTCATCCTCCCCTTTATACTCTTGGCTTTGAAGTTGTGATAATTTCTTCTCGTGCTCAATCTTCACACCTTCTCTAgcctgaaaaagaaaagaatccaTCAGTTTATTAATTGTCAATCGGTGAAAATAAATCACAAGTAGGCTTGATTTAGAACCTTGATTTCTTGATAGAGCTTCTTCTCCCAAGCCAAGAGACGGTCAAGAGTGGAACAAAGACTCTTGACACTGTTTGGTTGATCCAACGCCGTCGTGTCTAGCCTGTACTTAACTGCCAACGGCGGCTTTGAGGTCCACGTCGAGCTCAGGCTGCTTAGTAAGCTACTCGAATGAATCACAGtttctaaaacataaacaaatcaaactttatcaaaaaggaaaaaaaaaactcaaaatttatcAAAGAAACAGAACATAATAAACTCACTCTTCAACTGTCCGAAGCTCTTATCAAGCTGAGCTCTACCTAGCTCAAGCATCTGAGACACTTGCTCACCCGCCGCAGCCGCCTTGTCGAAATTCTCCTTGAGCGCATCAGCAATCTCTCTCAAATCCCTATGCCTAACCaccatctccatctccatctctccTCCCCCTTTATAGCTATCATCATCAGCTTTATCATgatgatatcttctttctccaATGCCGCCGCCGTGTTCTTGCGGCGGCATTGGTGAAGAAGGTTCTTGGTGATTAGTCCCGATCTCGGAGATAGACTCCAAATTATCATCTTCAGTGACGTCAGAGGAGCTAGTAGTGCTGTAATGATCGTGAACGTCCCATTCACTACACTGCACCTCCTCTCTCTCCGTCTCTTCTTCATCCATTGATTCAaactgtttcttcttcttcttgttattaGTACTCGGATTGAAGAAGTCATACTCTGACGACCTCTCCGTCTCGGTATCATCGGTGTGAAGGCTAAACGGATTATCTGGCTTCTTCTTCTGTGTCCTCCTGTCTTGAGCCTTTTTATCGAAGAACTCGGAGTCGGGAGGAGAGGGAGGGTAGAAGTTCTCCCAGTTCCAGACGGAGGAGGCGTGGGAGGGAGTAGCTGAGTAAGTCGAGTTCTGGTACGCTTCCGGGAAGAGATTTGATCTCTCACTCACAGGAGAAGACGACTCAGAGAGGATATGAGGCACCTTAGGTTTGTTTAGCTGCTGTTTCCTTCTTCGATTGGAGATGATGATCGGAGGAGGAGCCTGCTCCAGCTTCAGAAGAGGAGGGATAAGATTGGCGGGAGATTGTTGTTGAGGAGGAGGGACACGTGGAGGGATAAGATTGGCGGGAGACTGTtgttgaggaggaggaggatggagGAACACTGAGGGAGTTTGACCGGATACGGAGAGAGGCTCGCCGGCGGCGAACGAGGAGAGAGCGGATCCGGTTAGACGAAGCGATCGGCAGTAATCGGAGTGAGCGGCGGCGAGGTGGTGGCGAGCGTAGACGGCTTCTTTCATCAGACGGCGGCGATCTTTGCACCGCCGGACAGTGTCCTCGCTGTCGAGTTTCGACGCCGCGCAtcccatgatttttttttctctaaacttCGGTTTAGTTCGTTACGGTGGCGCGTGGAACTCAAGTCGGCTCTGCATTattcaaaagagagagagagtgtgtgtacTCACTCAATACACACTAAACACTGTACTCAATTCTCTCATATGTATcggaaaaggagaaaaaaaaaaacataaccgacaaaattagttaaaatattattttcctcGACTGATAAAACGAGTTAGTGACTGTCATTTACCTGCACTAACCTTTCTACCTTTCGGTCcgtttatttgttaaaaactttgattaaaaaaatgCATTTTAGACATTTTCTGACACAATTTATTAACCGTTACCAGAACCTATACATTACAATACTGTACTAAGGTTAATAAAGATAATTCACTACAAGAACTTGTATTATACTATCACTAACACTACAAGACACGTTTAACTTGTGATTATCAAATTTAATAGAGGAGATGCtgtttcaataataaaataaaaaaaactgttgAGAATCAAAGAAACAAAAGGATCGTGCATCTGTGAGGCTTCTGAGTTCTGAGCTAAGGTCAGGAGGACCAGGAGTAAAAGGCACCACCGAAAGTGGAAAACAGAAACGGCAGAATGGTGAAAATTTTGAAGCTGAATACGGTGAAAAGTGTTACTTTCCTCTCTTTGAACAAGTCTTTTTCGAACAGAACAAAGAACCACATGCATCTttccttttatttctctttttagCTTTCTATTTTCTTTACCAATAAACTTTCCTCTAAAGGCCAAAAGGCCCATCATCATCACTAGTAGAATCGACCCCACAACTGTGGACTTTTTACTGATTAACAAATCAAAGAGCATATCATTCGTCTGCCCTTTAATGGATTCTTGAATGCTTCTTTGAATCTGCATTATATATCTTCTTTTGCAAAATTACTTGGCCGCCagacttactttttttttccttttttgttacTTGTCGCCAGACTTACCAAGCTATTGAAGATAACACTTATGCGCACTCATTACAATTCACTATATGTGTATCATTTTCCTATAAGAATACTGAATCATAAAATACATATGTTTAGCAATTTTTTTACATAAAGGAGAAACGGTTTCTAGTTAAAAAACTCATACATTTTACATTTGTGTAAATGATTTCATTCATATAAAGTTACTTTATGAATATAGGTACATAAATTGTGGATACTTCTTCACTAATTTGCATTTTCTCGCTCCAACTAGTTGCAACACAGTTTCATCCCAACTCTTATAATACCTTTCTTAGTTACTAGTTTACTACGCCCATGGATTCTTGATCGAAGAAACTTGTCGAAAGGACGTCCGGCTAAATTGTTCGGTTCTTGTCTTCTGAAGCTTTATATGGTCAAAACTtcttacattttaattattgattttgatttaaTGGATGGTGTTTATGCTCGCAAGGATCTCGAAATATCCTGACTAGcgtaaaaaacaaaacaatccCAACATCATGGGATCACCACTATCTTAAATTGTTTATTATAGAGTTTACATTTTGAGAAAATTTTCTTACACGTTCTAAGAATAGAAACCTTTGTTTTGCTAAATAATTGCGAATAAGGTAATCTTGAGGAGGGTTTGATTGAATTATTTGACGTATGTGTGTGTCTTTTGTGTCTCTCTCTAACATTTttaatatgcaaaaaaaaacagaggtcAAGGACCTTATGACCTTAAACATCGCTGTAATCAACATCTTAGTCAGATCTTTTGACTTCTGAGAAAAATTTTCTTCTCCTGATTGATAGGAGCACGAGTTACCATCTAGGATTCTTACGAAGGTGTAACATAAGGAATAGGTTTAGTTTAGATTTTGTTACTACCCTAAGGCCAGTACGAGAGGCTCTACGACTTTGTACATCCTTTCTACGTCTTCACATATACATTGGTAAATG
This region of Raphanus sativus cultivar WK10039 unplaced genomic scaffold, ASM80110v3 Scaffold2893, whole genome shotgun sequence genomic DNA includes:
- the LOC130506115 gene encoding uncharacterized protein LOC130506115, whose translation is MSAPSAVADLLAALSYRLENGNRVLEEELNEPSSSMGRAISELNRSLTFDTNGEDSGFRVLDATMSLMCFNSPQVFDSAIEYLVKTIVSVLSSSTSCKVVRYRKEETLQFGSSSFLPQCSEELIELSKDIIDKLGANGRLLFQAVVRSAASTTSCRARKLADGRNMGVSKLLAYLPRESSIENDKTPLRILFWYQDPLSLKEDVSRILKDVVERPFLCLNKELFERAEWRDIVVCLALTPSMFINARALLHKWFLLTGLASVFELLAALVSSIVDIVSRPTLWGIPMELASMLPFSDAYFPYQCQFLRILTGPLTSNSLVTLAHKCKPTPVKVQALDDKTEWALAINFPDWFYFASAMLFSGGSSLENVHHRYASQVGESIQPCDVKGISIAAATYIAWILSPASGNVQESLTKSLIRVSEMSHRSETITGKRKKPASSIVEDLVKELDSHKTQTSSSSTSLQNNLLVRRVVVGVLIGSPHTVTDEEYELVLHYASTGKILAVEKLRFNGSKQAKGSSKTSMLLLSNEITKEEAVEGARLVFNLTDTLESMCVSSFEAEEDAHEFINQFKLRSSKYLVKCIDRMIQLHCEEDGDLLLNDINIRLEQWSIKGPEDPQLKEDLDTIAAKLAFIFSPM
- the LOC130506114 gene encoding nitrate regulatory gene2 protein-like (The sequence of the model RefSeq protein was modified relative to this genomic sequence to represent the inferred CDS: added 56 bases not found in genome assembly), which produces MGCTASKLDGEDTVRRYKTRRRLMKEAVYARHHLAAAHSDYCRSLRLTGSALSSFAAGEPLSVSGQTPSVFLHPPPPQQQSPANLIPPRVPPPQQQSPANLIPPLLKLEQAPPPIIISNRRRKQQLNKPKVPHILSESSSPVSERSNLFPEAYQNSTYSATPSHASSVWNWENFYPPSPPDSEFFDKKAQDRRTQKKKPDNPFSLHTDDTETERSSEYDFFNPSTNNKKKKKQFESMDEEETEREEVQCSEWDVHDHYSTTSSSDVTEDDNLESISEIGTNHQEPSSPMPPQEHGGGIGERRYHHDKADDDSYKGGGEMEMEMVVRHRDLREIADALKENFDKAAAAGEQVSQMLELGRAQLDKSFGQLKKTVIHSSSLLSSLSSTWTSKPPLAVKYRLDTTALDQPNSVKSLCSTLDRLLAWEKKLYQEIKAREGVKIEHEKKLSQLQSQEYKGEDEAKLDKTKASITRLQSLIIVTSQAVTTTSTAIIRLRDTDLVPQLVELCHGFMYMWKAMHQYHETQNSIVEQVRGLINRSSKGESTSELHRQATRDLEAAVSSWHSSFTHVIKFQRDFIHSVHAWFKLTLLPVCHEDEAANKEPTDAYAFCDEWKLALDRAPDTVASEAIKSFINVVHVISAKQADEHKVKKRTESASKELEKKASSLRNLERKYYQSYSMVGVGIPDTGPDNQHMLDSRDPLSDKKSELEVCRRRVEEEMVKHSKAIEVTRAMTLNNLQTGLPGVFQALTSFSAMFMESLQTVCTRSYSIK